In a genomic window of Gossypium arboreum isolate Shixiya-1 chromosome 7, ASM2569848v2, whole genome shotgun sequence:
- the LOC108450813 gene encoding CLIP-associated protein-like produces the protein MEEALELARAKDTKERMAAVERLYHLLEGSRKSLTSSEVTSLVDCCMDLLNDNNFRVSQGALQALASAAVLSGDHLKLHFNALVPAVVERLGDAKQPVRDAARRLLLTLMEVSSPTIIVERAGSYGWTHRSWRVREEFARTVTSAINLFASPELPLQRAILPPILQMLHDSNPGVREAAILCIEEMYMQAGTQFRDELHRHQLPASMVRDINARLEKTEMQVRPSNGMLGGLAAGDRKPVVYNVKKSSPQAKSSSREISLLGGEIDVTEKSIDPIKVYSDKELIREFEKIASTLMPEKDWSIRIAAMQRVEGLVSGGAADYPCFRGLLKQLVGPLSAQLSDRRSSIVKQACHLLCFLSKEFLGEFESCAEMFIPVLFKLVVITVLVIAESADNCIKMMLHNCKVACVLPRIADCAKNDRNAVLRARCCEYALLILEHWPDAPEIQRSADLYEDLIRCCVADAISGVRSTARMCYRMFTKTWPDRSLRLFYSFDPAIQRIINEEDGGMHRRHASPSVRDRNVKMSFTSQTSATLNVPGYGTSAIVAMDRTSSLSSGTSLSSGLNFCQPKPAGKGAERTLESVLHASKQKVSAIESMLRGLDISEKQRQTSLALGVDPPSFHDPPFPAAVSASNSLTSSLGLESITSTVGKSGNHNGGLIMSDIITQSSKDSGKLSYRSNVAIESFPVLSSYSPRRAAVRPDRGSIEDNSDIREGSRFIKPHIDRQYFDMPYRDVNSRHSQNNNIPNFQRPLSRKHVSGRISAERRKSFDDNQPSLGEMSNYVDGPASLTEALSEGLSPSSDWCARVAAFMYLRSLLQQGPKGVPEVNQNFMKVMKLFFQHLDDPHHKVAQAALSTLADIIPSCRRPFESYMERILPHVFSRLIDPKESVRQPCSTTLGIVSKTYSIDSLLPALLRSLDEQRSPKAKLAVIEFSISSFNKHATNSEGSSNIGILMLWLAKLKPLVHDKNTKLKDVAIACIISVYSHFDPIAVLNFILSLSVEEQNSLRRALKQYTPRIEVDLISYLQNKKERQRPKSSYDPYDAVGTWSEEGYVGVSTQDSTLITGPIGQETSDETQVNLFQNFGISSNADVLPSKTKELSYMVNSNDQNLGYQMGQVENLESSVNMEGLSTPHLETNGPSRFDSLVDVKGVACDHEISSELDLNHLKPAPVKISSMPDTGPSIPKTLHLFCNGIDESSTASKRGALQQLIEISVANDISIWIKHFNQILTTLLEVLDDSDSSIRELALSLIVEMLKNQKDAMEDSVEIVIEKLLHVTKDVVPKVSNEAENCLNTVMSQYDPFRCLSVIVPLLVTEDEKTLVICINCLTKLVGQLSQEDLMSLLPSFLPAIFEAFGNQNADVRKTVVFCLVDIYIMLGKAFLPHLEGLNSTQLRLVTIYANRISQARLGSL, from the exons ATGGAAGAGGCACTAGAGCTGGCACGCGCCAAAGACACCAAGGAGCGGATGGCGGCTGTGGAACGTCTCTACCACCTCCTCGAAGGTTCCAGAAAGAGTCTGACTTCTTCGGAGGTTACTTCGCTCGTGGATTGCTGCATGGATCTCCTCAACGACAACAACTTCAGAGTCTCCCAGGGCGCTCTCCAGGCTCTTGCTTCTGCCGCCGTCCTCTCTGGTGATCACTTGAAGTTGCACTTCAACGCGCTTGTTCCCGCGGTTGTTGAACGGTTAGGTGACGCTAAGCAACCCGTCAGAGACGCTGCGAGACGCCTACTTCTCACTCTCATGGAG GTTTCTTCTCCAACAATTATTGTTGAAAGGGCGGGCTCTTACGGCTGGACGCATAGAAGTTGGAGAGTTAGGGAGGAATTTGCCCGGACAGTCACATCCGCAATCAATCTTTTTGCATCTCCTGAGCTTCCACTTCAACGGGCTATTCTCCCCCCT ATTTTGCAGATGTTGCATGACTCAAATCCCGGTGTTCGTGAAGCTGCTATATTATGCATTGAG GAAATGTATATGCAGGCTGGAACTCAATTTCGTGATGAACTTCATCGCCATCAGCTTCCTGCATCTATG GTGAGAGATATTAATGCCAGACTAGAGAAAACTGAGATGCAAGTTCGACCTTCAAATGGAATGTTGGGTGGTCTTGCTGCTGGAGATAGAAAGCCTGTAGTCTATAATGTCAAGAAAAGCAGTCCACAAGCCAAGAGTTCTTCAAGGGAGATATCTCTTTTGGGAG GTGAAATTGATGTCACAGAAAAATCCATAGATCCAATTAAAGTTTACTCAGATAAGGAGCTGATAAGGGAATTTGAGAAAATTGCTTCTACTCTTATGCCAGAAAAAGATTGGTCCATTCGCATTGCTGCAATGCAGAGAGTTGAAGGCCTTGTTTCTGGTG GTGCTGCTGATTATCCATGTTTCCGGGGACTTTTGAAGCAGCTTGTTGGCCCACTAAGTGCACAGTTATCAGATAGAAGGTCAAGCATTGTGAAGCAG GCTTGCCATTTATTGTGCTTCTTATCAAAGGAGTTCTTGGGAGAATTCGAGTCATGTGCTGAGATGTTCATCCCA GTCCTTTTCAAGTTGGTTGTGATTACTGTGCTTGTAATTGCAGAGTCTGCAGATAATTGCATAAAAATG ATGTTGCATAACTGCAAAGTTGCCTGCGTGCTTCCCCGCATAGCTGATTGTGCAAAGAATGACCGTAATGCTGTACTCCGTGCCAG GTGCTGTGAATATGCACTGTTGATACTTGAACATTGGCCAGATGCACCAGAAATACAGCGATCAGCTGATTTATATGAGGATTTGATTAGGTGTTGTGTTGCTGATGCCATTAGTGGG GTACGATCAACTGCTAGAATGTGCTACAGAATGTTCACCAAAACTTGGCCAGATCGTTCTCTTCGCTTGTTCTACTCCTTTGATCCTGCCATTCAAAGG ATaattaatgaagaagatggaggGATGCATAGGCGGCATGCTTCTCCATCTGTCCGTGACAGAAATGTAAAGATGTCATTTACCTCTCAAACTTCTGCTACTTTAAATGTACCTGGATATGGAACATCTGCTATAGTTGCGATGGACAGAACTTCAAGCTTATCCTCAGGGACATCTCTCTCTTCTGGGTTGAATTTCTGCCAACCAAAGCCCGCAGGTAAAGGTGCTGAGCGTACTCTGGAGAGTGTATTGCATGCAAGCAAACAGAAAGTTAGTGCTATTGAAAGTATGCTTAGAGGTCTGGACATATCTGAAAAACAGAGGCAGACAAGTTTGGCTCTAG GAGTTGACCCTCCATCATTCCATGATCCACCATTCCCTGCTGCTGTTTCAGCTTCTAATAGTCTCACAAGCTCTTTAGGACTAGAATCAATCACCTCTACTGTTGGTAAAAGTGGTAACCACAATGGTGGTCTGATTATGTCTGATATCATCACTCAAAGTTCCAAAGATTCAGGCAAGTTGTCATATAGAAGTAATGTGGCAATTGAGTCTTTTCCAGTTTTATCATCATACTCTCCCAGGAGGGCAGCAGTAAGGCCAGACCGAGGTTCCATTGAAGATAACAGTGACATCAGAGAGGGCAGTCGGTTTATAAAACCACATATTGACAGGCAATATTTTGACATGCCCTATAGAGATGTAAACTCCAGGCATTCACAGAACAATAATATTCCAAACTTCCAGAGGCCACTTTCAAGAAAGCATGTATCTGGGCGGATCTCTGCTGAAAGGAGAAAGAGTTTTGATGATAACCAACCGTCACTTGGTGAGATGTCAAATTATGTTGATGGTCCAGCTTCTCTTACCGAAGCCCTAAGTGAGGGGCTTAGTCCTAGTTCTGATTGGTGTGCCAGAGTTGCTGCTTTTATGTATCTCCGGTCTTTGTTGCAGCAGGGTCCAAAAGGTGTTCCGGAAGTGAATCAAAATTTCATGAAGGTAATGAAATTGTTTTTCCAGCACTTGGATGACCCTCACCACAAAGTCGCACAGGCTGCTCTTTCAACACTTGCTGATATTATTCCATCATGCCGAAGGCCCTTTGAGAGTTACATGGAAAGGATCTTACCCCATGTTTTCTCGCGGTTAATTGATCCAAAGGAGTCGGTTAGGCAACCTTGCTCCACAACATTGGGAATTGTTAGCAAAACTTATAGCATAGATTCTCTTTTACCTGCTTTGCTACGTTCTCTTGATGAACAGCGATCACCAAAGGCAAAGCTAGCTGTTATTGAGTTTTCCATTAGTTCCTTCAACAAGCATGCTACGAATTCTGAAGGTTCTAGTAATATTGGCATCCTGATGTTATGGCTTGCTAAATTGAAACCTTTGGTCCATGATAAAAATACCAAGCTTAAGGATGTGGCTATTGCTTGCATTATATCTGTATATTCACATTTTGATCCGATTGCTGTTCTAAATTTTATTCTTAGTTTATCAGTTGAAGAACAAAATTCCTTGAGACGGGCACTTAAACAGTACACACCTCGTATTGAGGTGGACCTGATAAGCTATTTGCAGAACAAGAAAGAGAGACAGCGGCCTAAGTCATCCTATGATCCATATGATGCTGTTGGAACATGGTCTGAAGAAGGATATGTTGGGGTGTCCACTCAAGATTCAACCCTGATCACTGGCCCTATTGGCCAGGAAACATCTGATGAAACTCAGGTTAACTTATTTCAGAACTTTGGGATCAGTTCAAATGCAGATGTTCTTCCTTCCAAAACCAAAGAATTGTCTTATATGGTTAATTCTAATGATCAGAACTTGGGATATCAAATGGGACAAGTAGAGAACTTGGAAAGTAGTGTTAACATGGAAGGTCTATCTACTCCACATCTGGAAACTAACGGTCCGAGTAGATTTGATTCTTTGGTGGACGTTAAAGGGGTTGCCTGTGATCATGAGATTTCATCAGAGCTGGATCTTAATCATCTCAAACCTGCACCTGTAAAGATTAGCTCTATGCCAGATACAGGACCTAGCATTCCTAAAACTCTTCACCTG TTCTGCAATGGGATTGATGAGAGCTCTACAGCCAGTAAGCGTGGTGCACTTCAgcaattaattgaaatttctgtGGCTAATGATATCTCTATTTGGATCAAG CACTTCAATCAGATTTTGACTACTCTACTTGAAGTTTTAGATGATTCCGATTCCTCTATCCGAGAACTTGCCCTGTCATTGATAGTTGAAATGCTTAAAAACCAG AAAGATGCTATGGAAGATTCTGTTGAAATAGTAATTGAGAAGCTGCTTCATGTAACAAAGGATGTTGTTCCCAAA GTTTCAAATGAAGCTGAGAACTGCTTGAATACTGTTATGTCTCAGTATGATCCATTCAGATGTTTAAGT GTTATTGTACCTTTATTAGTTACTGAAGATGAGAAGACTCTAGTTATTTGCATAAACTGTTTAACAAAG CTTGTGGGCCAGCTATCACAGGAGGATCTAATGTCTCTATTGCCTTCATTTTTGCCTGCTATTTTTGAAGCTTTTGGAAACCAGAATGCAGATGTCCGTAAG ACTGTGGTATTCTGTTTGGTCGATATTTATATAATGCTTGGGAAAGCATTTTTGCCACACTTGGAAGGGCTTAACAGCACACAGCTGCGACTGGTTACAATTTATGCTAATCGGATCTCACAGGCCAGATTGGGATCCCTATAG